Proteins encoded within one genomic window of Acidovorax sp. 107:
- a CDS encoding carboxymuconolactone decarboxylase family protein, producing MSQHSVRLPYHQLSSKAFMGLVNVSETIKKGPLGTRLAELVFLRVSQINGCAYCMDMHWSALVKDGADPRHLNAVAGWREAPFFSERERAAFRWAEIITATPHSDASDDEYAKLTALFSDAEISDLVFAIAIINAWNLLNAGMRAPIPQAG from the coding sequence ATGTCGCAACACAGCGTCCGCCTGCCCTACCACCAACTGTCGTCCAAGGCCTTCATGGGCCTGGTCAACGTCTCTGAAACCATCAAGAAAGGCCCGCTGGGCACCCGGCTGGCCGAGCTGGTGTTCCTGCGTGTTTCGCAGATCAACGGGTGTGCCTACTGCATGGACATGCACTGGAGCGCGCTCGTCAAGGACGGCGCCGACCCACGCCACCTGAACGCCGTGGCCGGCTGGCGCGAGGCACCGTTCTTCAGCGAACGCGAACGCGCCGCGTTTCGCTGGGCCGAGATCATCACCGCCACGCCCCACAGCGACGCGAGCGATGACGAATACGCGAAATTGACGGCCCTGTTCTCCGACGCCGAGATTTCCGACCTGGTCTTTGCCATCGCCATCATCAACGCCTGGAACCTGCTGAACGCGGGCATGCGCGCGCCGATCCCGCAGGCCGGCTGA